The following DNA comes from Clarias gariepinus isolate MV-2021 ecotype Netherlands chromosome 7, CGAR_prim_01v2, whole genome shotgun sequence.
TTTTGTGCCACGCGTTTAGACCTTATCTAAAAATGCTTTGTTGGGGATGATGCTGTGGCTTTGTCACCACACTGAAGTTTTCTAATGTGATCTATCCATCATATATGTCAGTGTGATTTATTTACTCTGAGAACACTTATACCATAAACACAGGACATGAATTGACTTCGAGCATCACACTGTGATACCCGAGTCCTTGTCATCACTTGATATTTGTGATTTCACAAAGTGTTAATAAgtcatgtatttgtttttgaaggAGCCAGTCTGTGGGGCCCTCTGAAAGAGTTATGGGAAACCGTGGAAGGAGCCGTGTGGAGGAGACAGTCTGAAAGCGTCCATCTTCTGGATGTGCAGTTAAAGAAACATAAGCCCTTATTTCTGTCCCTTTTCAAAAACCCAGTGAGTACTACAGAAATATTCCTGACCGTTTCAATCGAGAAGAATGATACTGGTTAAGTCTGTGAGGTATAGGTAAAGTAAAAAAGGATGGAATGGAAATGAGGAAAAACAAAGAAGCTTTGGTTGTTTATAGTCGCTATAAAGTGCGATAATGGAAATTAACTTGCCTCAACCTTAATGAGTTAAATGAAGATTTAAGATGTctcatgaataaataattgctTTGGCATAAGTAGAATAAAACaggttgtttattattataaaaatatcaaCTGTGGGGCATCACACCACCCTGACACTGATTATTTTGCAACAGTTTTAGATATTAAAATTCAGCATTTcaatttatttctaaatgaaCATGGTGAATGAATGGTGTGGTGTTAATGCAATCATAATGGTTTTTATGGAGAAACAAATGCAAATGTGGTGGAATTATAACAAGTTCATTTCTCATTAgtaatgtctgtgtttttaaataGCCAAAGAGTGCAGAGCAGAGAGATAAAGTGAGGAAAGCCAGCACAGAGGGGATTGCTATTCAAGGTCAACAAGGTGCACGACTTCTCCCTGAGCAGCTTCTCACAGAGGCCTTTATCCTGAGTGACCTTTTCGACCTGGGAGAGCTTGCTGCATTAGAGCTTCTCCTTGCTGGTAAAATCTCTTACttctttctcacacatacacacacacacacacacacatgtcattgaagttccaaaaaaaaaattttttttaaaggagagCACCAGCAGCCTCATTTTCCTGGACTGACGAGGGGCCTGGTGGCTGTTCTTCTGTACTGGGATGGAAAACGCTGCATGGCCAACTCTCTCCGATCACTCATCCAGTCACGTCATGGCAAGACGTTCACTCTTGAGCTTAGGTGCagtgccttttaaaaaaaataaaaaatgttttttaacccAGATGTTTTTCCTTGTTTTGACTTGACGATATGTCTCTGGACTTCCTAAATCTCTCTCGTAGTTCGGATTTGGTCAATCTTACCACACGCTTCACAGATGAGCTAATGAACCAGGGCTTGACTAAGCAAATTCTAAACCTGGTGTCGGAAATCAGCCCGACACGGGAGTTTGAGAAGCTGCAGAAAGAGCGTGGTCTTGGCAATGAGAAACACAGGAAAGAGGTAAGAACGTTAAtgattttctttctatttttatttatttatttttgctcttgatccatttttacaaaaaaataaataaaaatcttcttTGACATCATCTAAcatctttgtcttttgcagGTGTCTGATCTCATCAAGGAGTGCCGGCAATCTCTGGCTGAGTGTCTGTTTGCGTGGACATGCCAGTCGTCCCTTAGTAAGGACAACACAGTCGCTCTTATCAGCCATCTAGAGACAGTGACTGCGGAAGCTGACGGCTCCCTGGACAGCGTGAACCTCGCGTTGGTCATGGCATTGCTCTACTGCTTCGACGTCAGTTTTCTGGAGCAAGGCACGGAAGACAGAGATGGTATAACACGCAACACATCTTCTTTGATAGTGAAATTATGACTCGACTAGAGACTTTCTACTTTACGATGTGTGAAGTTTGCACATGTTTTGCAAAAGccctttttttctgtgtgtgttagacttGCTCCAGGCCCTCCCACTTGTGACAGACAAGCATTATGTGTTTGCGGTGCACAATCGGGTGGTGGAGGACGGGACATGGAAGCTGCCGGGGTTACATGCGCTGGTGAGGTTGGCGTGGGCACTTTCACTCCGAGCGCTCTCACAGCTCCCTCAGGGTGCAGGTGTGTAAGGACATTTCACAATCATTTTCGCAGCACATTAACAAGCAGTGGGTGCAAAACCGGTGAtgtcttgccttttttttttttgttaaatatcaaATATAAGCTTAACAAATTAGGCTGagtaaaaagtaatttaattgCTTATGCAATTTACtgtaaagatacaatttaatcataaaatttttaactgctgtttaaataacaaacaaattcttaatgtgtattaaatatttaaaaaaaatctagtatatttaaacttttaagaaaacaattcatttgtgatcatttaatataaaaaaaaagtgatgcaaaattttgtatatatatatatatataatcacctgaagactttttttatatgaataagaATCATCAGGGACCagccgatacaatattatcacaatacgaTAGCTGCAGATAATATTTGTGTTGCAatttggtaaatattttacCAAATATGACGGATTAATTACGAATATTCAAGTTCAAATTTCAAgttcaaaattttatttgtcacataaacaaCCATAACTATATAATTCCGTGTGCCACCTGTAAGATTATAAAGTAAGGGTCAATAACAGGTGGACCCCGGGCCATGTCCGGACCTACAATCAATAATTTAATGAGGTGCTTCATTTTCATCAGGTGCTTCTATTCCCATCTTTACGGTACTGGTTTAGTGGGCCTGGAAACTCACAGACCAGTTAATTGCGAGAAAAGCCAGCTCACATGATGCTACACAACCAATCAAATCTGTAGGGTTTGTaacaaatgattattttaataatcaattaatctgttgattaattttttaattaatcatataaaaccaaaaaagcaagaaaagcattcatttccaaccctttatttaaaaacagaactaaaatctttagaacgtgcacaaacatgttgctccttgagctgttataataataataaaataaaaatggactaacacgaaaaacatacacatgtatgctttacatttgccaaatatatacagtggaaccttggattacgagcataattcgttccggaagcgctCGTGATCTAAAACACTcgaaaaccaaataaaatttaaaaaaacactaacggaataactgctgtaaagtaaaaataaaacaatgttacctgcactttacctttgaaaagaatcgcgatagagcagtgtttctgtgcaaGGCTGAGAGAAATATtgtctgtgaaggtgaaagtagaaGGGGTTTGTGTGTCTGaggcatggtgtccaatgacacgcACAACGCTTTTATtaatcgattttatcgattcgTTGTTGCAGCTCTAATTCGCTCCTTTGCCTTGAGTTACATCCAATTCccaatccatagggtttaatatgatgctggtccaccctttgcagctataacagcttcaactcttctgtgaaggctttccacaaggtttaggagtgtgtttatgggaatttttgaccatccTTCAAGTAGCGCATTTATGAGATCAGACACTGATCTCACAGGTCAGAACAGATCAGGTCAGGACTCGGTGCAAGCTCTACCACCCAAACTCGCTCATTCATGTCCTTGCTTTGTACACTgatgcgcagtcatgttggaacagaaagACTAGACTTCATGACCAGTCTCATTGCACAGATGGCAGGCCGTCAAGATACCATGCAGGAATTTACTGAGCTCCCAAAAGCAACccattgggtctgtgtgtgtgtgcggcacggtgtccaatgacaaaCACGCACATACAGCGGGCAAAGAGCAGCCTAAGCCCTgagcaaagagagaaaatggatttttaatgtCTCTTGCTTTcgctttacatgcgcgctgtacacaaacaaactgaaaatataatatgttttacacacacacacacacacgcggtcacagtgttacagtaaacagtaaacgcgtgcacggatgttgattataccagtgagagacgcgcactaagacccagcaacCTCCGCCATGTATCTTTCCTCTCCCTCCACTcgtatttttataattttttatccgCCCTGTCTGAGGTGCCGAACTCTGCTAGCACCAGTGCGCGATCCCGAGTGTGTTCACTCCGCTCCacgctcaacttttttttttaaatattcaaatgtCTTTGCGTCGCGCGATACAACGAATCGATTATGAAATTCATTGCAAACTCTATTAGTAGTCGAATTAAATCAATTTTATCGtttcgttgttgcagccctacaaATCTGTGCATTCTAGATGCCAAAAACACTACAGACATGTTAGAAAGAGGCAAGTGACAGAGTGATACAAGGAGAGACGAGTTAGCAGGAGTCAGGTGGAGAaatacagacatactgtatatataattaaaagaagATTTGAAACAGTTTAAGAGAGGGTAAACTGAAGTGGCTGCTAcactttattttaactttataaaattaatcatgatctatttttttttaatgcagcgcTCTTGTTTCAAAGGAAAAGGACAATATAAGTATTTAGGTCACTGTTAAGCGtcaaaaaatattgttgaaattcTTTGTACTTTCTTAAGTAATTTCAGAACCATCTGTTGATGACATGTAAATGCCACTACAACTACCAGACTGCTTGTTAATACAGGAGTGGAaagattgtttaaaatgttacacAATCTTATCACGAATTAAATAGTTGCAGAAAAATCTTTTTGTGTTTCCAAAGGTGTAGTTTCATCAGACGGAGAAACAAATGCAATTGATAGCTTTTTGTTTACAAGAGAAAATAACCAAActaaatttttaaaagttttagaatgTCAGGTGTTTTTTAAAACTGTCGGTATCAAAGtcaacaaaaactaaataaaataaaaaacaagcctAAAGAAAAGTTTTCTGCAAATATTTCATGATAATATTTGCGATTGTGTAAATTTTAACAATGTCCAAAAACTTTTCTCTGCCACTGTATATCACAATAAAAGTAATTATGCAGATTAGAAATAATGATGTTCTGGACCTCTGCTTGGGGAGATATGGACCTTGTTGAATTTTAGTTGAATACCTGTTATAGAGGAACAGTGTAGCGATACacgatttttttcaacaaatgaATCATGATACATGACTgagtttattacatttttttcacccTCATCTTAAACCCAACTGTTAATACATCTCCTTAATGGTAATGATTATGTTCCTGTTACCTCCTCAGCACTTGTAGAGTTCACCGAGGCAGATGAGGCACTGGCTGATCAGGCAGTTTTGGGAGGAGTCTTCCTCTTTCTGACGGAGGGCGTCCTGGCAAGTGAAGCTTTCTGCCAGGAGGAGTTCTACACTCGGCGACTTCATGCACTTATCACTGACTTCCTAGCGCTCATGCCCATGAAGGTATGCACAAGAGAGTAAGATTTATACcataattaacacacacacagacacacacaaatcatgTATAAATAGAGATAAGATGTGAAACGGCTGTGTTTAGGTGAAGCAGTTGCGTAACCGTGCTGATGAAGATGCTCGACTGATCCACATGGCAATGCAGATGGGCAGCGAGCCTCCGTCGTCTCTACGGAAAGACCTGGAGCACCTCATGATCCTGGTATGATGAACGGTGTTGTGTTTGCTCTGTGTGATGTGTCATGCTTGCTGAataacaaagtgtgtgtgttttgttagaTTGGTGAGTTCTACAGTAAGGAGTCATTTGGGTTGGAGCTTGGTGTGGAGTTCTGGTGTCCATCAGAGTCCCTGCAGCACACGTCAATTGCAGGATCGTTTCTGGGAATGGCCACACAGAGGCCTCCTCacaaacaggtgtgtgtgtgtgtgtccatttaGCAAGCGCTCTAATCAGTCTGTTGTACTTGTGAAATTATAGTGAGAGGTGTAGTTTTGAGCAAAATGTGTGACtcacatatgtgtgtgttgcGCAGGTGGTTCTCTCCAAGTTCGTACGTCAGATGGGGGACCTGCTGCCTCCCACTCTGTATATCCCCTACCTGCGGATGTTGAGGGGGCTTGCCAGCGGGCCTCAGTGTTCCCACTACTGCTTCAGCCTGCTCAAGTCCAACGGCCCACCACACGGTAAAGTTCATAGTGTGCATGAAAGATTCTGAATCCTCATCAGGGTGCCTGAAGGATTCGCTCGgtataagtttatttatttgttagtttgtttgacTGCAACGCTGTACGATAATTCACATACAGTAGCTGTAAATGTACCAGAATTAGCCAAAATTTTCATCTTTAGTCCCTGGACAATAAAAAGTCACCCtaaaacaattaacaataaCAAGGCATAACAATAACACCACCAAAACttggagcgagtgtgacaacgtctattctccagcaagctcagtaaaacctaacagctgtttacttatagtactgtgtaaaagtctttggcacatgcaaaaatatggcattagcaaaagatgcttttgaaaacatttcttcataaaagaaacttttataaagagcaataaaataaacagttaatatttggagtgaaaatttaattattgcttaaaatcaggagttttagacacagatttgtgcagttttataagaaaacagttgttaggttttactgagcttactggagaatgagttcttctggtaactttgtcacactcgcttctTTCtagttttatgcaaatcccaggagcgtacattaggttttatgtttccatctgaaaactggtctgtcttgtactatatttctttctttacaaccatgcatatattctcctgaatttatttattatttattgattaaacaaacatttagttGAATTATTCAACATTTCCACAAGTTGTTGATATCCCCCCCGGCTTGTTTTTGTTAAAGACAATTATCAGGATCCTCCTGTCCAGGAAAATGATCAAACATGCGGTGGTATGATTTTTCCTAATGCCAAGAACATTTACAGTTATCTCCAGTCgtaacagtttttatttatcttaaatacttatcttatttttaatttctcttagtcattttagctcattcttaaaacattaaaagttcGTTGCCCAAGCAGACATTTTTTTGTCTCTATGCTGGTACTATATGAACCTGTGGTTTGCCTTGTAGTCGGAGCTAGCGTTAAAGAAatactgttatagaaaattaatcaacacataCAGACCAATCAGAGGCAAGAATTTAACAGCACTTATTATTAATGCCAATAACCACACAACTGCTGTACAGTTTTCTACAAAGCATTGtactgttgtttattttttatccatttaaaaaaaaaattggttttggTCCAAACTGTGACTGTGTGAGTTTTGTGCTTTTGTGCTTAAAAATCATTGAACTGGACATCTACAGTGCGATGAACTGAAGAGACTTGAAAAAATGGGATACAGGATTATACAGAAATGTTGCATAGAATGTTTACTTTAGCgtataaaatgtgtatctgTGACTTTTCAGCCATTTTGGATTATAATCAATAAATGTGATTGTAATTGATGTAATGCTTCCTGCTGGCTCGTCAGAAGTAACCTGCGAGTGTGTGTTTTCCTCAGGAGAGAAACTGCAGAGTGGTGTGTCAGGATGCCCAGTCTCGTGGGAGCACCTGTTCCATTCGCTCATGCTATATCATGAGAACCTGAGACGAGACGTTCCCAGTGCAGATTTCACCCAGTATCGCCATCCACCTATCAGAGGCATCACTCAGAGGGAGCTGGACGGCCTGACTGCTTTCCTCCAACTGCTCACCACTATTATTACTTGGGTAACACATACATAGACTCTCACACAAATAAGTCTAACCATGACTTCAATGACCATATGTATACAGGGGTTGGAAATTGAAactaaaacactggccaatttagtgttggaggtctcatggctaaatttgacctgCCTTGAGTaacagcacagttttgcttaaaatattgtaatgcacacaacattatgggtgacatatcagagttcaaaagagaaCAAGTTCCTGGTGCGTGtctcgctggcgcatctgtgaccaagacagcaagtctttgtgatgtatcaggAGCGACGTTATCCAGGgtgtaatgtcagcataccaccaagaaggacgaaccacatctaacaagagtaactgtggacgcaagaggaagctgtctaaAAACGATGTCCAGGTGCTAACccagattgtatccaaaaaaaacaacataaaaccacagctgcccaactcactgcagaattaaatgtgcatctCAACTCTCCTTTTTCCActagctccacagggtcaacgAACagtacatggccgggctgctaaAGCCAAATTTTTGGTTACTTGTGCCAATGCCAGACGTCGGTTTCAATGGTGAACGCTgcaaaaatcttgggctgtggacaatgtaaaacatgtacTGTTCtttgatgagtccaccttcactgtcttttccACATTtgggagagttacggtgtggagaagcccaaagaagcgtacctcccagactgttgcacgcccagagtgaagcatgggggtggatcagtaaTGGATTGGGCCGCAATATCATCCCAGTCCCTGGACCCagtacttgtgctagatgggcgcatcactgccaaggactactgaACCATTCTGGAGAACCATCTTCATCAGAAAACTTCTTGTACGCTGCACCGTATTATAAGCGCTACGTATCAGTTCAGGGCTGCGTCCTCTCCAGTCACTTCTGTGTGCAAGTGTGAACGTGTTGCATCGGTacatttgtaactgcagtggAAGCAAAAATagatgccccacttgtgatttgcatgaaagacGAGCAGCTGCAGTGATTGTTCTTTTTGTGGTGTACCTGATGCTGAAACAACTCgcagaagataaaaaaaaagcgtttggatatctgcaaataAAATTTGCAACAATACTCTAACGAacgtgaaagtttcttaaagagaatcaatACTGGAGACGAGACATGGACGGATtaatcactacgagcctgagagttaacggcagagtatggaacagaAACGTCCTCAGTAGCAGAGCgagaaaaaaagttcaaatgTTAACCATCAGTTGGAAAACTGATGCTTACACTTTTCTGGGATTCTCCCGAACCAGTATTGGAACgatatcaggaaaaaggttcaacaatcaacagtgctcgttacactGAGATGTTGAAGTGCTGAAGACTTATCTTCAGATTAAACACGGAGGACTGCATTCGTGGCGCGCAGCTTAGCCTAAAAATAAGGGGGTAATACGAAAgcttgacagatggacaaactgtatttaaaagcaaaaaagattgttgataaaaataaattcagcgGCGTGCGTGCAGGAATGTATACTCTGAATGTACACACAAGGCcaattttgttgtttgtttgtgttgttgtgtgtcagtgtgagaATGCGCGTCTAGCTCTGTGTGAGCACCCCCAGTGGACTCCCGTGGTGGTAATGCTGGGATTACTTCAGTGCAGCGTGCAGCCAGCGCTAAAAGCCCAGCTCCTGCACGCACTCGCTGCCTTCGCCAAGTCTCCAGAAATTGCTGCCTCCCTCTGGCAGTCTCTGGAGTACACACAGGTAAGTGTTCCCACACATTTTGGGTCACTTCTGTAGTTTTAAAAAAGCCTTGATTGTTTAATTTGTTCAAAATGCATCAAAATcctgtaaatttttatttttttgtcagatcCTCCAGACAGTTAAAGCTCCTGGACAAAGACAAGCTGCTGGCATAGAGGTGAGCTGACACCGCCATTTGGTTATAAAGTCAATGATTTGGCATATCCAACTGATTAGCAGACTATAGAGTAACATTATACCTTGTTTTACAAAGGTTACAATTCATACAACACTAAAGATGACACACATTGTCATTGTAATAGTTTCAagtaaagtttaatttattacttatttattactataataaattaCTTATCATAAAGTAGTGGCACAAGTTGAATAATGTGCCATATATATTTAGTCCGAGTAAAATTAATGGATATTAACACCAGTGTACAAGGCAAGGACATGAATGAGCGAGTTTGGATGTTAGAGCTTGCACCGAGTTCTGACCTGATCTGTCCTGACCTGATCTGTCCTGTCCTCACTCATGATCAGTGTCTGATCTCACAAATGCGCTACTAGAAggatggtcaaaaattcccataaacacacactcctaaaccttgtggaaagccttaaCAGAAGatttgaagctgttatagctgcaaagggtggaccagcatcatattaaaccctatggattaggagttggatgttactcaaggcAAAGGAGCGAATTAGAGCTGCAACAAcgaatcgataaaatcgattaCTAAAAGCGTTGGCAACGAATTTTATAATCGATtcgttgtttatttttactttacagcagtggttccgttagtgtgttttttttaatttggttttcgagtgttttggaatacgagcccacttccggaacgaattatgctcgtaatacaaggttccactgtatatatttggcagatgtaaagcatacatgtctgttttttgtgttagtccatttttattttatttgattattattataacagctcaagTAGCAACATGattgtgcactttctaaagatttaagttctgtttttgaataaagggtTGGAGATAAATGCTTTCCTTGTGGTTTTTTTGGGCTTTATTCGATTAAtcgaaaaataatcaacagattaatcgattattaaaagaatcgttagttgcagccctagagcgaatacttttggcaaaatAGTATACATGTATGAAacactacagaaaaaaaaacttggatgTTGTGGTCCAGTTTAAAATCTGAAAATCTGTTGTGGCCCATCCAAAACTTTAATCATGAATGTGATTGAgaggaaatattttttaatataaagtatTACACCTTTACTTTTAAATcccataaatttaaattaataaattcaaaataattaaaaataatctaaccagatagtgttttttttctctgcagaTGGAGTTGAATGAAATTGAGTCAAGTTGTGAGGAGTACCCTCTGACCCGGGCCTTTTGTCATTTGATCAGCACTTTGGTGGAGAGTGCACTTCCTGTTAACCTTGGAGCGGGGCTGCGTGCACCGGGATTCCAGCCCTACCTCACCTTTTTGAGGGACTCGGTTTTCCTCCCTTTTCCAACACGAGCTTATCGTCGCCCAGCCGAGAAGGTACTGTAAACCGAGCTGGACCATCACACCACATCACCCCAACTTCTTCTTGTTTTACCTCATCAAGTTCCTTTCATGGTTTCTGTTTCAGTGGGAGGTAGCAGAGGCTGTATTGGAGGTGTTTCACAAGCTCCTACGGGACTACGAACCTCAGCCAGCTGACTTCCTGCAGGAGACGGTGGAGCTGCAGGGAGAGCAGGTTCCAGCCAATAAGCCTCCAGGATACGACATTATGTTCCACCTGCTGAATGACTCTCCTGCCTTATCCCTCTGCCTCAGCCTCCTGGAAGAGGGAGTTCGTCAGCTCGATACCTACGCCCCCTTTCCCGGTCAGTTTATCACAAATAATCAGTCCTTTACGTTATTTATTGGATTTGCTGTTTTGGTTGTGTGGAAAAATAGTCATGGTCATGATGATGTTGGTGATGGTGTAGGGAAGAAGCAGTTGGAGTCAGCAGTGCTGCACTGTTTGAGTCTGCTGGATCTGGCACTGCAGAAGGAGGTGCTGTTCATGGATCTGCTTAGAGAGAGCCAGGCCTCAATTCTGGTTTCTCCACTAGAGCAGTTATTGCAGGGGGTCAATGCTCAAAGCAGACGCGCTGACCACATCATTAACATCGCCAGGTGTGTGCCGTCTCTCATCACACTTCAGATTCCTTTATAGTCATTGTACAAGTACTACGAAATTAAGGCACAAGGTAAAAAATGTTACTGATGACatagtaataaataatgtaggaaaaaaaataaaaactttaaaaaaaaaagtacagttaaaccctggattgcgagcataattcctTCCGGAAACAtgcttgtattttaaaacacttgtatatcaaagtgaatttcccccataagaaataggaaaaaaccgagatgatttgttccacaacccaaaaatatttatataatataaaatataaagtaaaaataaaacaaattaacctgcactttacctttgaaaataattgtgcaataataaatgtaagacgagaggagaagaaggaggcgtggctactgtgtaggatgactttcccACTCTCacaaacagaatcactgctttcTGACAGAGTCTCTGTCAGCCAACTGGACTCTTTAACAAGCAACCTATTTAATGACACTCTTTTTTTGGCTTAGTTGTGGTCATGTGACGCTCAGCAGACAGAGTGTATATGTACTACTCGTATTTCAAGACcttgctcgtttatcaagttaaaatgtatttattttaaagaattttgctcgtcttgcaagaCACTCGCAGACCAAGTGACTCGCAAATTTAAGGTTTACTCTATCTTGAGTAATGTTAATATTTCTCTCTGATATTTCTATATTccgtactaaataatatttcccAGAATATTTTGTTAGCCCCTAACCCTCTCTAATCAAAGGGAACCAAACCTACTCAACAAACTCTGATATGTCAACGAAGAAATAGTACTGTgcaactcactcactcagtcggTAGTAAAAGTGATAGTAGTGATATGTAGAAAGTATTAAAAAGCAGCAAGCCCTGATGATCTCCATTGGTGCATCTCATGAAATGCATTATTCCAATTAGTATCTAATTCTGTGAATATTTCAGATGTAAATTGCTTGGATAACCTTAATCTAACTGTCGCTTTAAACCACAGGTATCTGTACCACAGCAGCTCCAACCCTGATGCTGCATTCCTAAGCGCTAAGATCCTGAGACATATTGCACGTTACGCCAACATCCAGGCCAGACTGGTTGGAGACTTCACCCATGACCATGTGAGAGACCTGCACCACTGCACCTCTACTCACTGCTCTatatatttgattatatttttatttaatagcaAAATCAAATTGCTTATTTGCTCATTCATGTCAGTGTTGTGTTGCGAGTCTACtcttaaagctgtttttttaatgttttgcttACAGGCAATAAGTGAGAAACTGATGGCTGGATTTGTGGAGTGCCTGGACAATGATGAGGCGCAGGAAGGTGTGGAAAAGACAGATGGtgggtttaatttaaaaatgtcctAAATGTTCATAGAATTTGTATATAGGGAACTAACTGTGGATCTctgccatgctttttttttttttttttgtgaatcagACTCCGATCCTGAGAAGCGTGTGGCCAGAATCCGCCATGAGACTCAGATCCACATCCTGAACTTGCTGATTACGTCTCTGGAGCT
Coding sequences within:
- the nup205 gene encoding nuclear pore complex protein Nup205 isoform X2 is translated as MAAQMAVNSGASLWGPLKELWETVEGAVWRRQSESVHLLDVQLKKHKPLFLSLFKNPPKSAEQRDKVRKASTEGIAIQGQQGARLLPEQLLTEAFILSDLFDLGELAALELLLAGEHQQPHFPGLTRGLVAVLLYWDGKRCMANSLRSLIQSRHGKTFTLELSSDLVNLTTRFTDELMNQGLTKQILNLVSEISPTREFEKLQKERGLGNEKHRKEVSDLIKECRQSLAECLFAWTCQSSLSKDNTVALISHLETVTAEADGSLDSVNLALVMALLYCFDVSFLEQGTEDRDDLLQALPLVTDKHYVFAVHNRVVEDGTWKLPGLHALVRLAWALSLRALSQLPQGAALVEFTEADEALADQAVLGGVFLFLTEGVLASEAFCQEEFYTRRLHALITDFLALMPMKVKQLRNRADEDARLIHMAMQMGSEPPSSLRKDLEHLMILIGEFYSKESFGLELGVEFWCPSESLQHTSIAGSFLGMATQRPPHKQVVLSKFVRQMGDLLPPTLYIPYLRMLRGLASGPQCSHYCFSLLKSNGPPHGEKLQSGVSGCPVSWEHLFHSLMLYHENLRRDVPSADFTQYRHPPIRGITQRELDGLTAFLQLLTTIITWCENARLALCEHPQWTPVVVMLGLLQCSVQPALKAQLLHALAAFAKSPEIAASLWQSLEYTQILQTVKAPGQRQAAGIEMELNEIESSCEEYPLTRAFCHLISTLVESALPVNLGAGLRAPGFQPYLTFLRDSVFLPFPTRAYRRPAEKWEVAEAVLEVFHKLLRDYEPQPADFLQETVELQGEQVPANKPPGYDIMFHLLNDSPALSLCLSLLEEGVRQLDTYAPFPGKKQLESAVLHCLSLLDLALQKEVLFMDLLRESQASILVSPLEQLLQGVNAQSRRADHIINIARYLYHSSSNPDAAFLSAKILRHIARYANIQARLVGDFTHDHAISEKLMAGFVECLDNDEAQEGVEKTDDSDPEKRVARIRHETQIHILNLLITSLELNGPNLGLYLLGYEVKKPVSSTNLQDPGVLGCPRSCLHAILSLLQRGSERRSGPVLTQQAPHLAELCYQVIYQLCACADTSGPTMRYLRTSQDFLYSHLKHLPFAIAGNEIAALNQMSWLMKTAAIELRVTSLNRQRSHTQRLLNLLLDDQPHMQHADGEIGMEDEGRSVSGFLHFDTVSKVRRKLLSVLDAINFSQEAPEQLQLDFFERTQIEQVISNCEHVNEQGQTGCNVKLLHRVLVAEINALQGMAAIGQRPLLMEEVNSILQQVVERNRVRRSLSAKRHALQSWRSLVETILTACPAELIPADQRQLIIRDLLLDLHDKVLSDDAAVELMPIVAGAVFTLTAHLSQSVLSEQQQGAGQEGGSSSGFASIANSALHLILRKLLDFILCTGGGFQRLRAHLYGSLLYYLQIAQKPDEPDTLQTGVSMWERLTAPEDGFSKLQRENLAIIESYGTALMEVVCRDACDGHEIGRMLALAVLDRVLSIDRQSQWLVYLCNSGYLRVLVESLKQDDVALQTLLTPQPPLLKPLYIYESKMALLTRVAKTAQGAVELLCCGLVAQLVECQVFHMLPENDSFRVFGQRDPSGFIPSPLSRYRQILLPTLRLLQVILTSTTTHHQQGATQVLQWLIVYSDTIQSIMHSHDVSMGSLKELSLLTGIISKTALPGALDLGQEVNSAAMLEFQGHIGRFQRQCLSLLVRLAGTDRARYLKQMEESVAPGDPADKREEMELAMQQICANIMEYCQTLLLQSSAEAQFTVCLFSPSASEPTDVAVPSVSRVPSLGLVLLLLKNSTTDFFRYHDSHRQSLSKLERLEQLAPEELKELCQGLVSGSSGVEKIPSVQRSVLAKRRLVQLVNNRAKLLALCSYIIETCLFVIWRHLEYYLLYCIPSDPKHSLLPGYRDGGAAGLGLSRVSQQDLEQLQSDVAGSFTEHLQRKLLEVEGLYSKSHSRHTFIQALTRRIRGLVRHAKS